A region of Paractinoplanes abujensis DNA encodes the following proteins:
- the ilvA gene encoding threonine ammonia-lyase produces MNSLDLLSLADIRSARELLTDVVKTTPLIPSRPLTELTGTDVWLKCENQQRAGSYKVRGAYTRIARLSAAERARGVVAASAGNHAQGVALAAGLLGTRATVFMPEGAPLPKVTATRGYGAAIEYAGTSVDDSLDAAHAFAAGTGAVLIHPFDHPDVIAGQGTVALEILEQCPEATTIVTAVGGGGLISGVAVAAKALRPDIRVVGVQAESIAAYPPSLAAGAPVKLERGVTIADGIAVLRPGDLPFAHVSKLVDEVVTVTDEDLSAALLVLLERHKTVVEPAGGAAVAALLTGAYAPPADGPVVAILSGGNIDPMLLLRVIEHGLASAGRFLRLAVRCTDRPGELARLLGVIAEQRANVVDVAHSRQSPRLSFGEAEVALSVETRGPDHSAALISTLRDSGYRVSLLADTTP; encoded by the coding sequence ATGAACTCGCTCGACCTGCTTTCGCTGGCCGACATCCGGTCCGCGCGTGAGCTGCTCACCGACGTGGTCAAAACCACCCCGTTGATCCCGTCCCGTCCGCTCACCGAGCTCACCGGCACCGACGTCTGGCTCAAGTGTGAGAACCAGCAGCGGGCGGGCTCGTACAAGGTGCGCGGCGCCTACACCCGGATCGCCCGGCTCTCCGCCGCCGAGCGGGCCCGCGGCGTGGTCGCGGCCAGCGCCGGCAACCACGCGCAGGGCGTCGCGCTCGCCGCCGGGCTGCTCGGCACGCGTGCGACAGTTTTCATGCCCGAGGGTGCGCCGCTGCCGAAGGTCACCGCGACCCGGGGTTACGGCGCCGCCATCGAGTACGCGGGCACCAGCGTCGACGACTCGCTCGACGCGGCGCACGCGTTCGCCGCCGGGACCGGGGCCGTGCTGATCCACCCGTTCGACCACCCCGATGTGATCGCCGGGCAGGGCACGGTCGCCTTGGAGATCCTCGAGCAGTGCCCCGAGGCCACCACGATCGTCACCGCGGTCGGCGGCGGCGGGCTGATCTCGGGGGTGGCGGTCGCGGCCAAGGCGCTGCGGCCCGACATCCGGGTCGTCGGGGTGCAGGCCGAAAGCATCGCGGCCTATCCGCCCTCGCTGGCCGCCGGCGCCCCGGTCAAGCTCGAGCGGGGCGTCACGATCGCCGACGGCATCGCGGTGCTGCGGCCCGGCGACCTGCCGTTCGCGCACGTCAGCAAGCTGGTCGACGAGGTGGTCACGGTCACCGACGAGGACCTCTCGGCCGCGCTGCTGGTGCTGCTGGAGCGGCACAAGACGGTGGTCGAGCCGGCCGGGGGCGCGGCCGTGGCGGCCCTGCTGACCGGCGCCTACGCCCCGCCGGCGGACGGTCCGGTGGTGGCGATCCTCTCCGGTGGCAACATCGACCCGATGCTGCTGCTGCGCGTGATCGAGCACGGGCTGGCCTCGGCCGGCCGGTTCCTGCGGCTGGCCGTGCGCTGCACCGACCGGCCGGGTGAACTGGCTCGGCTGCTCGGTGTGATCGCGGAGCAGCGGGCCAACGTGGTCGACGTGGCGCACTCGCGGCAGAGCCCGCGGCTGAGCTTCGGCGAGGCCGAGGTGGCGCTCTCGGTCGAGACCCGCGGGCCCGACCATTCGGCCGCCCTGATCAGCACGCTGCGCGACTCCGGCTATCGGGTGTCGCTGCTGGCCGACACCACGCCTTAG
- a CDS encoding amidase — translation MTDGTTWVGATAKQISRAVRRGDITATQVVADHLEQIAITDPSLDAFRIIRGGEAITEAEKVDDQEDLSNLPLAGVPVAVKENTPVAGVPTWNGSAAARTPVAEEDHEVVRRLRGAGAVVVGITRMPEMGLWAVTDESDTPTRNPWDRDRTPGGSSGGAAAAVAAGLVPIAQCNDGLGSIRIPAACCGLVGLKPGRGVVPAELGIANWFDLVENGVLTTTVSDAALGFSVLAGRDPIKLVEPSRLRIGVSTRSPLPGVRADEPNMSAVTTASKLLVQAGHDTRTADPKYPPTLGLGTLATWFASAYRESEAYQLAALQPRTRQHIRLGKWALRSGLVRQSQRDAFREASIRFFADNSIDLLLTPALASAPPPADGYANGSWRHNMSVSMKYAPFAAPWNIAGLPAISVPVGTRPDGLPLAVQLVGPPDSEALLLAVAGQFEVLNPWQRFAFA, via the coding sequence ATGACGGACGGGACGACCTGGGTCGGCGCCACCGCCAAACAGATCTCGCGCGCGGTGCGGCGCGGCGACATCACCGCCACCCAGGTCGTCGCCGACCACCTGGAACAGATCGCCATCACCGACCCCTCGCTGGACGCGTTCCGCATCATCCGGGGCGGCGAGGCGATCACCGAGGCCGAGAAGGTCGACGACCAGGAGGACCTGTCGAACCTCCCGCTGGCCGGGGTCCCGGTCGCGGTGAAGGAGAACACGCCGGTGGCGGGCGTGCCGACCTGGAACGGCTCGGCGGCCGCCCGCACGCCCGTGGCCGAGGAGGATCACGAGGTCGTCCGCCGGCTGCGGGGGGCCGGGGCGGTGGTCGTCGGCATCACCCGCATGCCCGAGATGGGGCTGTGGGCGGTCACCGACGAGTCCGACACGCCCACCCGCAACCCGTGGGACCGCGACCGTACGCCGGGTGGCTCCTCCGGGGGTGCGGCGGCCGCAGTCGCCGCCGGGCTGGTGCCGATCGCCCAGTGCAACGACGGCCTGGGCTCGATCCGCATCCCGGCCGCCTGCTGCGGACTGGTCGGCCTCAAGCCCGGCCGCGGTGTGGTCCCGGCCGAGCTGGGCATCGCCAACTGGTTCGACCTCGTCGAGAACGGCGTGCTCACGACCACCGTGTCGGACGCCGCCCTGGGCTTCTCCGTGCTGGCCGGCCGCGACCCGATCAAACTGGTCGAGCCCAGCCGGCTGCGGATCGGCGTCTCCACCCGGTCACCCCTTCCCGGCGTACGGGCCGACGAGCCCAACATGTCCGCCGTGACCACCGCCTCCAAGCTGCTGGTGCAGGCCGGGCACGACACCCGTACGGCCGATCCGAAATACCCGCCGACGCTGGGCCTGGGCACGCTGGCCACGTGGTTCGCGTCGGCTTACCGGGAGTCCGAGGCCTATCAGCTGGCCGCGCTGCAGCCGCGCACCCGGCAGCACATCCGGCTGGGCAAATGGGCGCTGCGCAGCGGCCTGGTCCGGCAGTCGCAGCGCGACGCGTTCCGTGAGGCGTCCATCCGGTTCTTCGCCGACAACTCGATCGACCTGCTGCTCACCCCGGCCCTGGCCTCGGCGCCGCCGCCCGCCGACGGGTACGCGAACGGCTCATGGCGGCACAACATGTCGGTCAGCATGAAGTACGCCCCGTTCGCGGCGCCGTGGAACATCGCGGGCCTGCCGGCCATCTCCGTGCCGGTCGGCACCCGGCCCGACGGGCTACCGCTGGCCGTGCAGCTGGTCGGCCCGCCCGACTCCGAGGCGCTGCTGCTGGCCGTGGCCGGGCAGTTCGAGGTTCTCAACCCCTGGCAGCGGTTCGCGTTCGCCTGA
- the ppk2 gene encoding polyphosphate kinase 2 — protein MQAEAEQQEQQEQQNGPFDDSDATTEPYDGPVAELGGYRVADDDDDDPVLLNADGTPVDTWREEYPYDERMTRQEYDHQKRLLQIELLKLQNWCKSTGERMVILFEGRDAAGKGGTIKRFMEHLNPRGSKVVALEKPSEKESTQWYFQRYISHLPSAGEIVLFDRSWYNRAGVERVMGYCTRQEYLEFMRQAPELERMLVRSGVHLVKFWFSVTQGEQRTRFAIRQVDPVRQWKLSPNDLASLDKWDDYTEAKEAMFFYTDTADAPWTVVKSNDKKRARIEAMRHVLNRFDYDNKDQDLVGAPDPLIVGPAALAVEGTEMSPRVFPRL, from the coding sequence ATGCAGGCGGAGGCGGAGCAGCAGGAACAGCAGGAACAGCAGAACGGTCCCTTCGATGACTCGGACGCGACGACGGAGCCCTACGACGGGCCGGTGGCCGAGCTGGGTGGATACCGGGTCGCGGACGACGATGACGACGACCCGGTGCTGCTCAACGCCGACGGCACCCCCGTCGACACGTGGCGCGAGGAATACCCGTACGACGAGCGGATGACCCGCCAGGAGTACGACCACCAGAAGCGGCTGCTCCAGATCGAGCTGCTCAAACTGCAGAACTGGTGCAAGAGCACCGGCGAGCGCATGGTCATCCTGTTCGAGGGGCGCGACGCGGCCGGCAAGGGCGGCACGATCAAGCGCTTCATGGAGCACCTGAACCCGCGCGGCAGCAAGGTGGTGGCGCTGGAGAAGCCCAGCGAGAAGGAAAGCACGCAGTGGTACTTCCAGCGCTACATCTCGCACCTGCCCTCGGCCGGTGAGATCGTGCTGTTCGACCGGTCCTGGTACAACCGGGCCGGCGTCGAGCGCGTCATGGGCTACTGCACCCGCCAGGAATACCTCGAGTTCATGCGCCAGGCCCCCGAGTTGGAGCGCATGCTCGTCCGTTCCGGCGTCCACCTGGTCAAGTTCTGGTTCTCGGTGACGCAGGGCGAGCAGCGCACCCGCTTCGCCATCCGCCAGGTCGACCCCGTACGGCAGTGGAAGCTCTCGCCGAACGATCTCGCGTCGCTCGACAAGTGGGACGACTACACCGAGGCCAAGGAGGCGATGTTCTTCTACACCGACACCGCCGACGCGCCGTGGACCGTGGTGAAGAGCAACGACAAGAAGCGCGCCCGGATCGAGGCCATGCGGCACGTGCTCAACCGCTTCGATTACGACAACAAGGACCAGGACCTCGTCGGCGCGCCCGACCCGCTGATCGTCGGCCCGGCCGCGCTCGCGGTGGAGGGCACCGAGATGTCGCCGCGCGTATTCCCGCGGCTGTAG
- a CDS encoding ribonuclease Z, giving the protein MRELVLLGTASQVPTRLRNHNGYLLRWDDEVILFDPGEGTQRQMLMAGLAVSPIKRICITHFHGDHSLGLPGVLQRISLDKVPHPVTVHYPAAGQEFYDRLRHATSYWDNSDIVASPIADASWATATPAGWLTALPLRHSLPTYGYRLDEPGGRRMVPELLAAHGIAGPAVGRLQRDGRLGDVTLEQVSVERPGQSFAFVMDTGLCDNVHTLAAGVDLLVIESTFLTEDAEMAAQVGHLTAAQAGAVAREAGVRTLVLTHFSQRYPDAGRFLEEARASFDGEIVVGSDLDRVPVPPRREATVA; this is encoded by the coding sequence GTGCGCGAGTTGGTCCTGCTCGGCACGGCCAGCCAGGTGCCGACCCGGCTGCGCAACCACAACGGCTACCTGCTCCGCTGGGACGACGAGGTCATCCTGTTCGACCCGGGCGAGGGCACCCAGCGCCAGATGTTGATGGCCGGCCTCGCGGTCAGCCCCATCAAGCGCATCTGCATCACCCATTTCCACGGTGATCACAGCCTCGGCCTGCCCGGCGTCCTGCAGCGCATCTCGCTCGACAAGGTGCCCCACCCGGTGACTGTGCACTACCCGGCGGCCGGCCAGGAGTTCTACGACCGGCTGCGGCACGCCACGAGCTACTGGGACAACTCCGACATCGTCGCCTCGCCGATCGCCGATGCCTCGTGGGCCACTGCCACGCCTGCGGGCTGGCTCACGGCGCTGCCCCTGCGACATTCCCTCCCCACGTACGGGTATCGCCTGGACGAACCGGGTGGGCGCCGGATGGTTCCCGAGTTGCTGGCTGCCCACGGCATAGCCGGGCCCGCGGTCGGCCGGCTGCAGCGGGACGGGCGGCTCGGTGACGTGACGCTCGAGCAGGTCAGCGTCGAGCGGCCGGGGCAGAGCTTCGCGTTCGTCATGGACACCGGGCTCTGCGACAACGTCCACACGCTGGCCGCCGGCGTCGACCTGCTGGTCATCGAGTCGACGTTCCTCACCGAGGACGCGGAGATGGCGGCCCAGGTGGGTCACCTGACGGCGGCGCAGGCCGGTGCGGTGGCGCGGGAGGCGGGCGTACGGACGCTGGTTCTGACGCACTTCTCGCAGCGCTACCCGGACGCCGGGCGGTTCCTGGAGGAGGCGCGGGCCTCGTTCGACGGGGAGATCGTGGTCGGGTCGGACCTGGACCGGGTGCCGGTGCCCCCACGGCGCGAGGCTACGGTCGCCTGA
- a CDS encoding HIT family protein encodes MASCVFCDIVAGTVPAFKVIDSPDGVGFLDTRPVFKGHVLLVPRDHVVTLPDLPSTLLPGFFGLVQRVAAAVPEALGAQGTFVANNNVVSQSVAHLHFHVVPRTKGDGLRGFFWPRTTYANDEEAAQYATTIAARLG; translated from the coding sequence GTGGCATCGTGCGTGTTCTGCGACATCGTGGCGGGGACAGTGCCCGCCTTCAAGGTCATCGACTCGCCCGACGGGGTGGGATTCCTCGATACCCGCCCGGTCTTCAAGGGCCACGTCCTTCTGGTCCCCCGCGATCACGTGGTCACGCTCCCTGACCTGCCCTCCACCCTTCTGCCCGGATTTTTCGGACTCGTGCAGAGGGTGGCGGCGGCCGTGCCGGAAGCTCTCGGCGCACAGGGCACATTCGTGGCCAACAACAACGTCGTCTCGCAGTCGGTGGCCCACCTGCACTTCCACGTCGTCCCGCGAACCAAGGGCGACGGCCTGCGCGGCTTCTTCTGGCCCCGCACCACATACGCGAACGACGAAGAAGCAGCTCAGTACGCTACGACCATCGCCGCCCGACTCGGGTAA
- a CDS encoding GNAT family N-acetyltransferase, translated as MTVTLRTASSEDDLVAVGRVHQRSRVAAYAGILSASTLALRTEEAFGEWWTERYRWEKDTHRLTLAVDSSGEVIGFSYVGPSETPGAVELYAIHVLPSALGTGVGRQLMVDALTSLAALGEPRAVLWVLEANSRARDFYVAGGWKPDGATREEPVNGEPVAQLRYMIDLRRAFS; from the coding sequence ATGACCGTCACCCTCCGTACGGCGTCCTCCGAGGATGATCTTGTCGCGGTGGGCCGGGTGCATCAGCGTTCGCGGGTCGCGGCCTACGCCGGCATTCTCTCGGCGTCGACGCTCGCGCTGCGCACCGAGGAAGCCTTCGGCGAGTGGTGGACCGAGCGGTATCGCTGGGAGAAGGACACGCACCGCCTGACCCTGGCCGTGGACTCCTCCGGCGAGGTGATCGGATTCTCGTACGTGGGGCCGTCGGAGACGCCGGGGGCGGTCGAGCTCTACGCGATCCACGTGCTGCCCTCGGCGCTCGGCACCGGGGTGGGGCGGCAGTTGATGGTGGACGCGCTCACGTCGCTGGCCGCCCTGGGCGAACCGAGAGCCGTGCTGTGGGTACTCGAGGCGAACTCCCGGGCACGGGACTTCTACGTCGCGGGCGGCTGGAAACCCGACGGCGCGACCCGCGAGGAGCCCGTGAACGGCGAACCCGTCGCCCAACTCCGCTACATGATTGACCTGCGCCGAGCCTTTAGTTAG
- a CDS encoding CYTH and CHAD domain-containing protein, whose product MEIATETERKYDVPTEFRLPDLTGKAGISNSDGGETHDLDATYFDTDDLALMRNRRTLRRRSGGSDAGWHLKTPGQGTDRTEHRLPLNGAPETVPAELVGQVRAIIRRQELKPIARLRTQRVETPLRDAKGNTLALVAQDQVIAERDGHEQRWQEVEVELVDGGPKLLAAVEKALLAAGAAPAAGPSKVARAFGNPTLPKAGPPSKNPVLRYVREQHDAITEYDPGVRRGDPEAVHKMRVGTRRLRSTLKTFKRTFAEAADLNEELKWLADLLGQVRDGQVQEGKLLAGLDEAGPQFEPVAARIREHLDAQVAAGRAALDEALESERYLTLLDRIDQLARQRTVEPDPLRRAHKSLAKADALLDVALAHGEDHELHDARKAYKRARYAVEVFAAEAGDPGKQLVKVLTELQDVLGAHQDSVVARELLHEIGPDSFWFGVLWARQEQVGKDTYKELPVVVESSRRKKLRRWLG is encoded by the coding sequence ATGGAGATCGCGACCGAAACAGAGCGTAAATATGACGTGCCTACCGAGTTCCGGCTGCCCGATCTCACCGGCAAGGCAGGGATCAGCAACAGCGACGGCGGGGAGACCCACGACCTCGACGCCACGTATTTCGACACCGACGACCTGGCCCTGATGAGGAACCGCCGGACGCTCCGGCGGCGCAGCGGTGGCAGCGACGCGGGCTGGCATCTGAAGACGCCCGGTCAGGGCACAGACCGTACCGAGCACCGGCTTCCCCTCAACGGCGCCCCCGAAACGGTGCCCGCCGAGCTGGTCGGTCAGGTGCGGGCGATCATCCGGCGGCAGGAGCTCAAGCCGATCGCGCGGCTGCGCACCCAGCGGGTCGAGACCCCGCTGCGCGACGCCAAGGGCAACACGCTCGCGCTGGTCGCCCAGGATCAGGTGATCGCCGAGCGTGACGGCCACGAGCAGCGCTGGCAGGAGGTCGAGGTCGAGCTGGTCGACGGTGGTCCCAAACTGCTCGCCGCGGTCGAGAAGGCTCTGCTGGCCGCGGGGGCCGCGCCCGCCGCGGGCCCGTCCAAGGTCGCGCGCGCGTTCGGCAATCCCACCCTGCCCAAGGCCGGCCCGCCCAGCAAGAACCCCGTGCTCCGGTATGTCCGTGAGCAGCACGACGCCATCACGGAGTACGACCCGGGCGTCCGGCGGGGCGACCCCGAGGCCGTGCACAAGATGCGCGTGGGCACCCGCCGCCTGCGCAGCACCCTGAAGACGTTCAAGCGCACCTTCGCAGAGGCGGCCGACCTCAACGAGGAGCTCAAGTGGCTGGCCGACCTGCTCGGTCAGGTGCGCGACGGCCAGGTGCAGGAGGGCAAGCTGCTGGCCGGGCTGGACGAGGCCGGGCCGCAGTTCGAGCCGGTGGCCGCGCGCATCCGCGAACACCTGGACGCCCAGGTCGCCGCGGGCCGGGCCGCGCTCGACGAGGCGCTGGAGAGTGAGCGCTACCTGACCCTGCTCGACCGCATCGACCAGCTGGCCCGGCAGAGGACGGTCGAGCCGGACCCGCTCCGGCGCGCCCACAAGAGCCTGGCCAAGGCCGACGCGCTGCTCGACGTGGCGCTGGCCCACGGCGAGGACCACGAGCTGCACGACGCCCGTAAGGCCTACAAGCGCGCCCGCTACGCGGTCGAGGTGTTCGCGGCGGAGGCCGGCGACCCCGGCAAGCAGCTGGTCAAGGTGCTGACGGAGCTGCAGGACGTGCTCGGCGCGCATCAGGACTCGGTGGTCGCTCGCGAGCTGCTGCACGAGATCGGCCCGGACAGCTTCTGGTTCGGCGTCCTGTGGGCCCGGCAGGAGCAGGTGGGCAAGGACACGTACAAGGAATTGCCCGTCGTCGTGGAGAGCTCCCGCCGGAAGAAGCTGCGCCGGTGGCTGGGCTGA
- the msrA gene encoding peptide-methionine (S)-S-oxide reductase MsrA, producing the protein MFLRHKKLELITPDQALPGRLMEMPVASEHTVLGTPLKGPWPAGLEVAVFGMGCFWGAERIFWQLPGVYSTSVGYAGGFTKNPTYEETCSGTTGHTEVVQVVYDPTKIQYEDLLKAFWENHDPTQGMRQGNDVGTQYRSAIYTTTAEQAKTAQASLEAFQPIVTKAGRGVITTEIGPLTAYYYAEDYHQQYLSDSKNPYGYCNHGPNGMTCPVGVARTA; encoded by the coding sequence GTGTTCCTGCGGCACAAGAAGCTTGAGCTGATTACCCCCGACCAGGCCCTCCCCGGCCGCCTGATGGAAATGCCGGTGGCGAGCGAGCACACCGTTCTCGGCACCCCGCTCAAGGGCCCGTGGCCGGCCGGCCTCGAGGTCGCCGTGTTCGGGATGGGCTGTTTCTGGGGCGCCGAGCGGATCTTCTGGCAGCTGCCGGGCGTCTACTCGACGTCCGTGGGCTACGCCGGCGGGTTCACCAAGAACCCCACGTACGAGGAGACCTGCTCCGGCACGACCGGGCACACCGAGGTGGTCCAGGTCGTCTACGACCCCACCAAGATCCAGTACGAGGACCTGCTCAAGGCGTTCTGGGAGAACCACGACCCGACCCAGGGCATGCGCCAGGGCAACGACGTCGGCACCCAGTACCGCTCCGCGATCTACACGACCACGGCCGAGCAGGCCAAGACCGCACAAGCCTCCCTGGAGGCGTTCCAGCCGATCGTCACCAAGGCCGGCCGCGGCGTCATCACCACGGAGATCGGCCCGCTCACGGCGTACTACTACGCCGAGGACTACCACCAGCAGTACCTCAGCGACAGCAAGAACCCGTACGGCTACTGCAACCACGGCCCGAACGGCATGACCTGCCCGGTGGGCGTGGCCCGCACCGCCTGA
- a CDS encoding cystathionine gamma-synthase, which produces MTANDYGFDTLAIHAGSDPDPRTGAVVPPIYQTSTYAQDAVGAPRLGYEYSRSGNPTRDALQECLAAIEGGRRGLAFASGLAAEDTLLRAVCRPGDHVVIPGDAYGGTYRLFAKVAENWGLSWTAVPLDDLDQVRAAFRPGVTKMIWAETPTNPLLNVADIAALAGLAHEYDALLVVDNTFASPYLQQPLALGADVVVHSTTKYLGGHSDVVGGALITATDDLGDTLAFHQNAMGAVNGPFDAWLTLRGIKTLGVRMDRHCDNAERIVGYLNEHEAVSEVLYPGLESHPGHEVAAKQMQRFGGMVSFRAAGGAEKAIEICNRTKLFVLAESLGGIESLIEHPGQMTHLSAAGSALEVPADLVRLSVGIETVDDLLADLEQALG; this is translated from the coding sequence ATGACGGCTAACGACTACGGGTTCGACACCCTTGCCATCCACGCCGGCTCGGATCCGGACCCCCGGACCGGCGCGGTCGTGCCTCCGATCTATCAGACGAGCACGTACGCCCAGGACGCCGTCGGCGCGCCCCGGCTGGGTTACGAATACAGCCGCTCCGGCAATCCCACCCGCGACGCGCTGCAGGAGTGCCTGGCCGCGATCGAGGGCGGCCGCCGCGGCCTGGCCTTCGCGAGCGGTCTGGCCGCCGAGGACACGCTGCTCCGGGCCGTCTGCCGTCCGGGTGACCACGTCGTGATCCCCGGGGACGCGTACGGGGGCACTTATCGCCTTTTCGCCAAGGTCGCCGAGAACTGGGGCCTGTCGTGGACGGCCGTGCCGCTGGACGACCTCGACCAGGTGCGTGCCGCGTTCCGGCCCGGCGTGACCAAGATGATCTGGGCCGAGACGCCGACCAACCCGCTGCTCAACGTGGCCGACATCGCGGCCCTGGCCGGGCTGGCCCACGAGTACGACGCGCTGCTCGTGGTGGACAACACGTTCGCCTCGCCGTACCTGCAGCAGCCGCTGGCTCTGGGGGCCGACGTGGTCGTGCACTCGACCACGAAATACCTGGGCGGCCACTCCGATGTGGTCGGTGGCGCCCTGATCACGGCGACCGACGACCTCGGCGACACGCTGGCCTTCCACCAGAACGCCATGGGCGCGGTCAACGGCCCGTTCGACGCGTGGCTCACGCTGCGCGGGATCAAGACCTTGGGCGTACGGATGGACAGGCACTGCGACAACGCCGAGCGCATCGTCGGCTACCTCAACGAGCACGAGGCGGTGTCCGAGGTTCTCTATCCGGGACTCGAATCACACCCGGGGCACGAGGTCGCGGCCAAGCAGATGCAGCGGTTCGGCGGGATGGTGTCGTTCCGGGCCGCGGGCGGCGCGGAAAAGGCCATCGAGATCTGCAACCGGACAAAGCTCTTCGTGCTCGCCGAGTCGCTGGGCGGCATCGAGTCGCTGATCGAGCACCCCGGGCAGATGACACACCTGTCCGCTGCGGGCTCCGCGCTTGAAGTCCCCGCCGATCTCGTGCGACTGTCTGTCGGCATCGAAACCGTTGACGATCTGCTCGCGGACCTGGAGCAGGCACTCGGCTGA